A part of Deltaproteobacteria bacterium RBG_16_64_85 genomic DNA contains:
- a CDS encoding RND transporter, translated as MTTDSAPAAGKAKVLVAVFAVMALGGCATFSKDGGFGEVERVARDRLNKDVRWQRDDGDRESIQAAVKQLLASPLSAADAVQIALLNNRGLQASYAELGIAEADLVQAGRMTNPHFAYLRTRQGDERKLEWALTFPIIDLVTIPLRTRIEGRRFEQVKLAVAGQMLDIATETRKSWFRAVAADEFARYRDQVKTAAEASAELSRRMAKVGNVNWLDQMREQVFYAEAVAQLAQARHAATAERERLTRLMGLHGEDIRFQLPERLPELPAAKPELRDLEARAIAQRVDVLAAKRDTESLAESLGLTRATRFINVLELGPAATKEDPEPWKRGFEVSLQLPIFDWGRARVAKAEAIYMQALHRVAETVVNARSEVREAYSAYHTAYDTAKHYRDEIVPLRKRIAEENLLRFNGMLISVFELLADAREQVASVTAYVGTLRDFWLTENDLQASLYGTATGRRAAAPRAPGGMTPNPALAGH; from the coding sequence GTGACGACGGATTCCGCTCCGGCAGCCGGCAAGGCCAAGGTGCTCGTCGCCGTGTTCGCCGTCATGGCCCTGGGCGGTTGCGCGACCTTTTCCAAGGACGGGGGTTTCGGCGAGGTGGAGCGCGTCGCAAGGGATCGCCTGAACAAGGATGTGAGGTGGCAGCGTGACGATGGCGATCGCGAGAGCATCCAGGCTGCCGTGAAACAGCTTCTCGCTTCGCCGCTGTCCGCCGCCGACGCCGTGCAGATCGCACTTCTCAACAATCGCGGCTTGCAGGCGTCCTATGCCGAGCTCGGCATCGCGGAGGCCGATCTCGTTCAGGCGGGCCGGATGACGAACCCGCACTTCGCATATCTCAGGACGCGGCAAGGTGACGAGCGCAAGCTCGAATGGGCGCTGACCTTCCCGATTATCGATCTCGTGACCATCCCGTTGCGGACCAGGATCGAGGGCCGCCGATTCGAGCAGGTAAAGCTCGCCGTGGCCGGGCAAATGCTCGACATCGCCACCGAGACCCGCAAGTCCTGGTTCCGGGCGGTCGCAGCCGACGAATTCGCCCGTTACCGTGACCAGGTGAAGACGGCGGCCGAGGCGAGCGCGGAGCTCTCCCGACGCATGGCGAAGGTGGGGAACGTCAACTGGCTCGATCAGATGCGCGAGCAGGTGTTCTATGCGGAGGCGGTGGCGCAGCTTGCGCAGGCAAGGCATGCCGCGACCGCCGAGCGTGAGCGGCTGACACGGCTCATGGGGCTCCACGGGGAGGACATCCGGTTCCAACTGCCGGAGCGCCTGCCGGAGCTGCCCGCGGCCAAGCCTGAGCTCCGGGACCTGGAAGCGCGGGCCATCGCGCAACGTGTGGACGTTCTTGCGGCCAAGCGCGACACCGAGAGCCTGGCCGAGTCGCTCGGCCTCACCCGGGCCACGCGCTTCATCAACGTACTTGAGCTCGGGCCCGCGGCGACGAAGGAGGACCCCGAGCCGTGGAAGCGCGGCTTCGAAGTGAGTCTGCAGCTCCCGATCTTCGACTGGGGGCGCGCGCGTGTGGCCAAGGCCGAGGCGATCTACATGCAGGCGCTGCACCGCGTCGCCGAGACGGTGGTGAACGCCCGCTCGGAAGTGCGCGAGGCCTACTCGGCATACCACACGGCGTATGACACCGCGAAGCACTACCGCGACGAGATCGTGCCTCTGCGGAAGAGGATCGCGGAGGAGAACCTGCTCCGCTTCAACGGCATGCTGATCAGCGTCTTCGAGCTGCTCGCCGATGCACGCGAGCAGGTGGCGTCGGTCACCGCATATGTTGGGACGCTGCGGGATTTCTGGCTCACGGAGAATGATCTGCAGGCGTCGCTCTATGGCACGGCGACGGGTCGGCGGGCCGCTGCGCCGAGGGCTCCCGGCGGCATGACTCCCAATCCGGCGCTGGCCGGGCATTGA